A single genomic interval of Streptomyces sp. NBC_00663 harbors:
- a CDS encoding non-ribosomal peptide synthetase — MSERIGGGIPLSDSQEGIWRAQRLAGPRALYSVGQAVEITGALDVPAFEDALRRTVEETEILGVRFVEDAGGEVRVVPGDAGGRSPRVLSVEEWDGTGGDRRAWLETRMRAELAAVEDPLAARLHSFVLFRLDSDRHCWFQGYNHLLLDGYACTLIARRVADLYSALVAGGEFPQCDLLSLSEALDEETRYRNSAEFTDDRRYLCDRFSDRPELAEVAGLSVGFDHALHEDAGPVLRTSGALAPAAVDALRTAAAGAGLPTSRLLVAAAGAFVSGMAGSSEALLSLPMTGRVTETDLRARLTRANMLPLRFPVPAGAGLLDLARTADGAVGALRRHQRYRGERLRRELGWPEGDRWHFGPYVNILPPAGELAFGDCRGVARDVSTRVVEDFGVLIDRTPSGIEITVEANAARYDRAWTRAVHRSLVGYVERAVADPMAPVRRIGVAGEDERGLVVGEWNATGRDVDASSVVERFRGWVAEAPGAVALWAGGRGLSYAEVDARSDALARGLVARGVGRESRVGLCLPRGAEMVVAILGVWKAGGAYVPLDPEYPSDRLAFMVADSGAEVVLVSEETAGRVAAGVLLDEVVGESGVLPEVGEGQLAYVIYTSGSTGRPKGVAVAHASVANLASVMRPVLGVEPGVTALQFASFSFDAAVLDVAVTLAGGGTLAIASAEERQDAAALAAMVKAAGVTVASVVPSLLGALEPGAVAGVGNWVLGAERLEAGLAAKWREGARVWNTYGPTEATVISTAVLLEEGITGEDAPPAIGRPLGNVRTYVLDAFLRPVPVGVAGELYIAGGGLARGYVNRPDLTAERFVACPFDEDGGRMYRSGDLARWTADGLLEFVGRADAQVKIRGFRVELGEVEAVLAAHPGVERAVAVLRDGRLVGYVVGGAEGEDVRAYAGTRLPEYMVPSVVVVLDAFPLTVNGKVDRAALPVPEAAVGAGRAPSTAGEEVLCALFAELLGVESVGAEESFFALGGDSITAMLLVSRARRAGLAVSARQVHELRTPAALAGVAAPLDGVADGSVGGAVGGAVGGARPVDSAVGEVPLTPVMREVLDRVGADGVREVVQSMVVEAPAELDEVALRGAVAALVERHEVLRARLVADPGRLVVPERLVVPVDGLVTRVRAVGADSGADSEAESGAEISALAEVEVAAAVRRLDPVAGVMVQVVWLDAGAGAVGRLVVVACHLVVDAVSWQVLLPDLWSAYESLAAGRTVEWDPVPVSFRAWARELAAQAGRPERMAELAAWRAVLEGPQLPLTELPLDPAVDVGATVREVSVSVPAEVTAALLTEVPAAFRARVDEVLLTGLAGAVGEWAGAGGFLVDVEGHGREPLSGGQDLSRTVGWFTSSRPVRLRAGVDASVPGRPEGSEGPEVPGVPGVSEVKERVRAVPGDGLGYGLLRYVRPDTAGDLAGLPSAQVGYNFLGRVGTGEGFGAGSAPDASVMHALELLGAVRDTADGPVLELRLDCPARLLGEGRARGLLEAWADRLAALVADVRSGAGGHSPSDFSLVALDQAGVEEIEAAVPGLVDVLPVAPLQEGLLFHSLFDEDGVDVYVEQLVLTLDGEVDGARLRASWQALLDRHTALRAGFVQVADAAGPVQVVVDRAELPWREVDVTGLDGDGGAAADRVGVAERAARFDLAAPPLLRVALVREGAGRSRMVVTLHHLLLDGWSLPLVLRELWTLYAAGGRAEGLGAPVSSRPYWAWLAGRDKAAALAAWRAELAPVEESVLVAPAEPSATTSVVLDRVTECTSIELLRDLERVARGTGVTLNTVVQLAWGVVLGQLTGRRAVTFGATVAGRPAELAGMETMLGLFINTLPVRVDLDPARPVGEALAELHARQSALLDHQHVGLSEVQRAAGPGATFDTLLAFENYPGDLDAQPLGTDLALTATELRESTNFALALGVTPGDGLEIRLDHRADLFDRPTAERMARRLVRVLEQVAADPSLRLRLRLGTLNLLDDSERGLVVGEWNATGRVLEPGSVVERFRGWVAEAPGAVALWSGGRGLSYAEVDARSDALARGLVARGVRAESRVGLCLPRGAEMVIAILGVWKAGGAYVPLDPEYPSDRLAFMVADSGAEVVLVSEETAGRVAAGVLLDEVVGESGVLPEVGEGQLAYVIYTSGSTGRPKGVAVAHASVANLASVMGPVLGVEPGVVALQFASFSFDAAVLDVAVTLAGGGTLAIASSEERLDPAALAGMLQDAGVTVASVVPSLLGALEPGAVAGVGNWVLGAERLEAGLAAKWREGARVWNTYGPTEATVISTAVLLEEGITGEDAPPAIGRPLGNVRTYVLDASLRPVQVGVTGELYIAGGGLARGYVNRPDLTAERFVACPFDDSGGRMYRSGDLARWTVDGQLEFVGRADAQVKIRGFRVELGEVEAVLAAHPQVERAVAVVRDGRLVGYVVGDVDEDAVRAHAATRLPEYMVPSVVVVLDAFPLTVNGKVDRALLPVPEVAASEVRAPENSAEKAFCELFAEVLGLEKVGVGDGFFELGGDSIMSMLLASRARRAGWVVTPRQVFEEKTPERLALVAAVTGDRVEEAEDGGVGEVPWTPVMRSLGAEALRAGFAQWMAVGAPAGLGTEVLTAGLAAVLAVHPMLRGGVRGGSDGRPVLVVPEADAVDLSGRVVRVDAVGVPDGGLDDVAGEAARAAVAALDPVAGVMVRAVWVDAGPDRVGRVVVVAHHLVVDGVSWRVLMPDLRAACEAVVAGRKPEGVLESGGASFRSWARQLERAALRAERAAELDGWVELLARADGLRTVGPRADGLRVVGADGLPVVGAGGLRVVGSRALDPDRDTVRTLSRREWTLAADRSAVLVGRTPALFHCGVHEVLLATLAGAVARWRPRAGAGGLLVDVEAHGREPLAEGMDVSRTVGWFTAVHPLLLEVSDLDLDDAAVGGASAGALVKRVKEQVQAVPGDGLGHGLLRWANPDTARVLADLPVPEIGFNYLGRFAAAGPDDGPVRAWQTAGGAAMAGTADPDMPVSHALEAGALVADTPDGPLLTLTLSWPGRLLDESRAECLGRAWLELLEGVAAHTADPSAGGHTPSDFALLDLDQDEIEALEFEFAADDDHH, encoded by the coding sequence ATGAGCGAGCGAATCGGCGGCGGCATTCCCCTGTCCGACAGCCAGGAGGGCATCTGGCGGGCACAGCGCCTGGCGGGCCCCCGCGCGCTCTACAGCGTCGGGCAGGCCGTCGAGATCACGGGCGCGCTCGACGTGCCCGCCTTCGAGGACGCGCTGCGCCGCACGGTCGAGGAGACCGAGATCCTGGGCGTGCGCTTCGTCGAGGACGCGGGCGGTGAGGTGCGAGTCGTGCCGGGGGACGCCGGAGGGCGGTCACCGCGAGTCCTGAGTGTCGAGGAATGGGACGGGACCGGCGGCGACCGGCGGGCGTGGCTCGAAACCCGTATGCGTGCCGAACTCGCCGCGGTCGAGGATCCGCTCGCGGCGCGACTCCACTCGTTCGTGCTCTTCAGACTTGACTCCGATCGGCACTGCTGGTTCCAGGGTTATAACCACCTTCTCCTCGACGGGTACGCGTGCACCCTGATAGCCCGGCGGGTCGCCGATCTGTATTCCGCTCTCGTGGCGGGCGGGGAATTTCCGCAGTGCGATCTCCTCTCGTTGAGCGAGGCCCTTGACGAGGAGACGCGGTACCGGAACTCGGCCGAATTCACGGACGATCGGCGTTATCTGTGCGACCGATTCTCGGATCGCCCGGAATTGGCGGAGGTCGCAGGGCTTTCCGTCGGCTTCGACCATGCCCTTCACGAAGACGCCGGACCGGTGCTGCGCACGAGCGGCGCCCTCGCACCCGCCGCCGTGGACGCGCTGCGTACCGCCGCGGCCGGCGCCGGCCTGCCGACGTCCCGGCTGCTCGTCGCCGCCGCCGGCGCCTTCGTGAGCGGCATGGCCGGGTCGTCCGAGGCGCTCCTCAGCCTGCCCATGACCGGCCGCGTGACCGAGACCGACCTGCGCGCACGCCTCACCCGGGCGAACATGCTGCCCCTGCGGTTCCCGGTCCCGGCCGGGGCCGGCCTGCTCGACCTCGCACGGACGGCCGACGGGGCCGTCGGCGCCCTGCGTCGGCACCAGCGGTACCGGGGTGAGCGGCTGCGCCGGGAACTGGGCTGGCCGGAAGGCGACCGCTGGCACTTCGGGCCGTATGTGAACATCCTGCCGCCCGCCGGAGAGCTGGCCTTCGGCGACTGCCGGGGCGTGGCACGGGACGTGTCGACCCGTGTCGTCGAGGACTTCGGCGTGCTCATCGACCGGACACCCTCCGGGATCGAGATCACCGTCGAGGCGAACGCGGCCCGCTATGACCGAGCGTGGACGCGTGCGGTTCACCGTTCCCTCGTCGGTTACGTGGAGCGCGCGGTTGCGGACCCCATGGCGCCGGTACGGCGGATCGGGGTCGCGGGGGAGGACGAGCGGGGCCTGGTGGTGGGGGAGTGGAACGCCACGGGGCGGGACGTGGATGCGTCGTCGGTGGTGGAGCGGTTCCGGGGGTGGGTGGCTGAGGCTCCGGGGGCGGTTGCGCTGTGGGCCGGGGGGCGTGGGTTGTCGTATGCGGAGGTGGATGCTCGGTCGGATGCGTTGGCGCGTGGGTTGGTGGCGCGTGGGGTGGGCCGCGAGTCTCGGGTGGGGTTGTGTCTGCCGCGTGGTGCCGAGATGGTCGTGGCGATTTTGGGGGTGTGGAAGGCCGGTGGGGCGTACGTCCCGCTGGACCCGGAGTACCCGTCTGACCGGTTGGCGTTCATGGTCGCGGACAGCGGGGCCGAGGTGGTGCTGGTCTCGGAGGAGACGGCCGGTCGTGTGGCTGCGGGTGTGCTCCTGGACGAGGTGGTGGGTGAGTCCGGTGTGCTGCCGGAGGTTGGTGAAGGTCAACTCGCCTATGTGATCTATACGTCGGGGTCGACCGGGCGGCCGAAGGGTGTGGCCGTCGCGCATGCTTCCGTGGCCAATCTGGCGTCCGTGATGCGTCCCGTCCTGGGCGTCGAACCTGGCGTTACGGCGTTGCAGTTCGCGTCCTTCAGTTTCGACGCGGCGGTGCTGGATGTTGCCGTCACGCTGGCCGGCGGGGGCACGTTGGCGATCGCCTCGGCTGAGGAGCGCCAGGATGCGGCTGCGTTGGCGGCCATGGTGAAGGCGGCCGGGGTGACGGTCGCGAGTGTGGTGCCTTCGCTTCTCGGGGCGTTGGAGCCGGGTGCTGTTGCCGGGGTCGGGAACTGGGTGCTGGGTGCTGAGCGCCTGGAGGCGGGGCTGGCGGCGAAGTGGCGTGAGGGTGCCCGGGTTTGGAACACGTACGGGCCGACTGAGGCCACGGTGATCTCGACTGCGGTGTTGCTGGAGGAGGGCATCACGGGTGAGGACGCCCCGCCTGCGATCGGCCGGCCTCTGGGCAATGTCCGTACCTATGTGCTGGATGCGTTTCTGCGGCCTGTTCCGGTGGGTGTGGCGGGTGAGCTGTATATCGCTGGTGGTGGTCTGGCGCGTGGGTATGTGAATCGTCCGGATCTGACGGCGGAACGGTTCGTCGCGTGTCCGTTCGATGAAGACGGCGGGCGGATGTATCGCTCCGGGGACCTGGCTCGGTGGACGGCGGACGGGCTGTTGGAGTTCGTGGGGCGTGCGGATGCTCAGGTGAAGATCCGTGGGTTCCGGGTGGAGTTGGGCGAGGTCGAGGCTGTTCTTGCCGCGCATCCGGGGGTTGAGCGGGCGGTGGCCGTCCTGCGGGATGGCCGTCTGGTCGGGTACGTAGTCGGTGGCGCGGAGGGTGAGGACGTACGGGCGTATGCCGGTACCCGGTTGCCGGAGTACATGGTGCCGTCGGTGGTCGTCGTGCTTGACGCGTTCCCGCTGACCGTCAACGGGAAGGTGGATCGGGCCGCCCTGCCGGTGCCCGAGGCTGCGGTGGGGGCTGGGCGGGCGCCGTCCACTGCGGGCGAGGAGGTGCTGTGCGCCCTGTTCGCGGAGTTGCTCGGGGTGGAGAGCGTGGGCGCGGAGGAGAGCTTCTTCGCGCTGGGTGGTGACTCGATCACGGCGATGCTGCTGGTGTCGCGGGCTCGCCGGGCGGGTCTGGCCGTCAGTGCGCGGCAGGTGCATGAGCTGCGGACGCCTGCGGCGCTGGCCGGGGTGGCGGCGCCGCTCGACGGGGTGGCGGATGGCTCGGTGGGTGGTGCGGTGGGCGGTGCGGTGGGTGGTGCCCGGCCGGTGGACTCCGCCGTGGGTGAGGTGCCGCTGACGCCGGTGATGCGGGAGGTGCTGGACCGGGTCGGTGCCGACGGTGTGCGCGAGGTCGTGCAGTCGATGGTGGTGGAGGCGCCGGCGGAGCTGGACGAGGTGGCGCTGCGGGGCGCGGTGGCGGCTCTGGTGGAGCGGCATGAGGTGTTGCGGGCGCGACTGGTGGCGGATCCCGGGCGGCTCGTGGTGCCTGAGCGGCTGGTGGTGCCGGTTGACGGGCTGGTGACGCGGGTCCGGGCCGTGGGCGCGGACTCGGGGGCGGACTCAGAGGCGGAGTCGGGCGCGGAGATCTCGGCGTTGGCCGAGGTCGAGGTCGCGGCTGCGGTGCGGCGGTTGGATCCCGTGGCCGGGGTGATGGTGCAGGTGGTGTGGCTGGACGCGGGGGCCGGGGCGGTGGGGCGGCTGGTTGTGGTGGCCTGTCACCTGGTCGTCGACGCGGTGTCCTGGCAGGTGCTGCTGCCGGATCTGTGGTCCGCGTACGAGAGCCTCGCCGCGGGGCGGACCGTGGAGTGGGACCCGGTTCCGGTGTCGTTCCGTGCGTGGGCGCGGGAGTTGGCGGCGCAGGCGGGGCGGCCGGAGCGGATGGCCGAGCTGGCGGCCTGGCGGGCGGTGCTGGAAGGCCCGCAACTACCGCTCACCGAGCTGCCGTTGGACCCGGCCGTGGATGTCGGCGCGACGGTTCGCGAGGTGTCGGTGTCGGTGCCGGCGGAGGTCACGGCGGCGCTGTTGACGGAGGTGCCGGCGGCGTTCCGGGCCAGGGTGGACGAGGTGCTGCTCACGGGCCTGGCCGGGGCGGTGGGTGAGTGGGCCGGGGCGGGCGGGTTCCTGGTGGACGTCGAGGGCCACGGCCGGGAGCCGCTCTCGGGCGGCCAGGACCTGTCCCGGACGGTGGGGTGGTTCACGTCCTCGCGTCCGGTGCGGTTGCGCGCGGGCGTCGATGCGTCGGTGCCGGGGAGGCCAGAGGGGTCAGAGGGGCCAGAGGTGCCCGGGGTGCCGGGGGTGTCCGAGGTGAAGGAGCGGGTGCGGGCGGTCCCCGGTGACGGGCTCGGCTACGGCCTGCTGCGGTATGTCCGTCCGGACACGGCCGGGGACCTGGCGGGCCTGCCGTCGGCACAGGTCGGCTACAACTTCCTCGGGCGGGTGGGGACGGGCGAGGGCTTCGGGGCGGGGAGCGCGCCGGACGCCTCGGTGATGCACGCCCTGGAACTGCTGGGCGCGGTACGCGACACGGCGGACGGTCCGGTGCTGGAGCTGCGGCTGGACTGCCCGGCGCGGCTGCTGGGCGAGGGCCGGGCGCGTGGACTGCTGGAGGCGTGGGCGGACCGGCTCGCCGCGCTGGTCGCGGACGTCCGCTCCGGGGCGGGCGGTCACTCGCCGTCGGACTTCTCGCTGGTCGCGCTGGACCAGGCGGGGGTGGAGGAGATCGAGGCGGCGGTGCCGGGGCTGGTGGACGTCCTTCCCGTCGCGCCGTTGCAGGAGGGCCTGCTGTTCCACTCCCTCTTCGACGAGGACGGAGTGGACGTCTATGTCGAGCAGCTCGTCCTGACGCTCGACGGCGAGGTGGACGGAGCCCGGCTGCGTGCCTCGTGGCAGGCGCTGCTCGACCGGCACACGGCGTTGCGGGCCGGATTCGTCCAGGTCGCGGACGCGGCGGGACCCGTGCAGGTCGTGGTCGACCGGGCCGAACTGCCCTGGCGCGAGGTCGATGTGACGGGCCTGGACGGGGACGGCGGCGCCGCCGCGGACCGGGTGGGCGTCGCGGAGCGGGCCGCGCGGTTCGACCTCGCGGCACCGCCGCTGCTGCGCGTGGCGCTGGTCCGCGAGGGCGCGGGCCGGTCGCGGATGGTCGTCACGCTCCACCATCTGCTGCTGGACGGCTGGTCGTTGCCGCTGGTGCTGCGGGAGTTGTGGACGCTCTACGCGGCCGGCGGCCGGGCGGAGGGGCTCGGTGCGCCGGTGTCGTCCCGCCCGTACTGGGCGTGGCTCGCCGGGCGGGACAAGGCGGCGGCGCTGGCGGCGTGGCGGGCCGAACTGGCGCCGGTCGAGGAGTCGGTGCTCGTCGCCCCGGCCGAGCCGAGCGCGACGACGTCCGTCGTCCTGGACCGGGTCACCGAGTGCACGAGCATCGAACTGTTGCGCGATCTTGAGCGGGTCGCCCGTGGCACCGGCGTGACCCTGAACACGGTGGTGCAGCTGGCCTGGGGGGTGGTGCTGGGGCAGCTGACGGGCCGGCGCGCGGTGACGTTCGGAGCGACGGTGGCGGGGCGTCCGGCGGAGCTCGCCGGCATGGAGACGATGCTCGGCCTGTTCATCAACACCCTGCCGGTGCGCGTCGATCTGGACCCGGCCCGTCCCGTGGGAGAGGCCCTGGCGGAACTGCACGCACGGCAGTCGGCGCTGCTCGACCATCAGCACGTGGGGCTGAGCGAGGTGCAGCGCGCCGCGGGCCCCGGCGCGACCTTCGACACCCTGCTGGCCTTCGAGAACTACCCGGGCGACCTCGACGCCCAGCCCCTCGGCACCGACCTCGCGCTCACGGCCACGGAGCTCCGCGAGTCGACCAACTTCGCGCTGGCCCTGGGCGTCACCCCCGGCGACGGCCTGGAGATCCGCCTCGACCACCGCGCCGACCTCTTCGACCGCCCCACCGCCGAGCGGATGGCCCGCCGCCTGGTGCGGGTGCTGGAGCAGGTGGCGGCCGATCCCAGCCTGCGGCTGCGGCTGCGGCTGGGCACTCTGAATCTGTTGGACGACTCCGAACGCGGGCTGGTGGTGGGGGAGTGGAACGCCACGGGGCGGGTGCTTGAGCCGGGTTCGGTGGTGGAGCGGTTCCGGGGGTGGGTGGCTGAGGCTCCGGGGGCGGTTGCGCTGTGGTCCGGGGGGCGTGGGTTGTCGTATGCGGAGGTGGATGCTCGGTCGGATGCGTTGGCGCGTGGGTTGGTGGCGCGTGGGGTGCGGGCGGAGTCCCGGGTGGGGCTGTGTCTGCCGCGTGGTGCGGAGATGGTCATTGCCATCTTGGGGGTGTGGAAGGCCGGTGGGGCGTACGTCCCGCTGGACCCGGAGTACCCGTCTGACCGGTTGGCGTTCATGGTCGCGGACAGCGGGGCCGAGGTGGTGCTGGTCTCGGAGGAGACGGCCGGTCGTGTGGCTGCGGGTGTGCTGCTGGATGAGGTGGTGGGTGAGTCCGGTGTGTTGCCGGAGGTTGGTGAAGGTCAACTCGCCTATGTGATCTATACGTCGGGGTCGACGGGGCGTCCCAAGGGTGTGGCCGTCGCGCATGCCTCGGTGGCCAACCTGGCGTCTGTGATGGGTCCGGTGCTCGGGGTTGAGCCCGGGGTGGTGGCGTTGCAGTTCGCGTCGTTCAGTTTCGACGCGGCCGTGCTGGATGTTGCGGTCACGCTGGCTGGCGGCGGGACGTTGGCGATCGCCTCGTCTGAGGAGCGGCTGGACCCCGCTGCCCTGGCCGGGATGCTTCAGGACGCCGGCGTGACGGTCGCGAGTGTGGTGCCCTCGCTTCTCGGGGCGTTGGAGCCGGGTGCTGTTGCCGGGGTCGGGAACTGGGTGCTGGGTGCTGAGCGCCTGGAGGCCGGGCTGGCGGCGAAGTGGCGTGAGGGCGCCCGAGTTTGGAACACGTACGGGCCGACTGAGGCCACCGTGATCTCGACTGCGGTGTTGCTGGAGGAGGGCATCACCGGCGAGGACGCCCCGCCCGCGATCGGCCGCCCCCTGGGCAACGTCCGCACTTATGTACTCGACGCGAGCCTGCGGCCTGTTCAGGTGGGTGTGACGGGTGAGCTGTATATCGCCGGGGGTGGTCTGGCGCGTGGGTATGTGAATCGTCCGGATCTGACGGCGGAACGGTTCGTCGCGTGTCCGTTCGATGACAGCGGCGGCCGGATGTATCGCTCCGGGGACCTGGCTCGCTGGACTGTCGACGGCCAGTTGGAGTTCGTGGGGCGTGCGGATGCTCAGGTGAAGATCCGTGGGTTCCGGGTCGAGCTGGGTGAGGTCGAGGCCGTCCTCGCCGCCCACCCGCAGGTCGAGCGGGCGGTGGCCGTCGTACGGGATGGCCGTCTGGTCGGCTACGTCGTCGGCGATGTGGACGAGGACGCGGTACGGGCGCATGCGGCGACCCGGTTGCCGGAGTACATGGTGCCGTCGGTGGTCGTCGTGCTCGACGCGTTCCCGCTGACCGTCAACGGCAAGGTCGACCGGGCTCTCCTGCCGGTGCCGGAGGTCGCGGCGAGTGAGGTGCGGGCGCCCGAGAACTCCGCGGAGAAGGCGTTCTGCGAGCTGTTCGCCGAGGTGCTGGGGCTGGAGAAGGTCGGGGTCGGGGACGGGTTCTTCGAGCTGGGCGGTGATTCGATCATGTCGATGCTGCTGGCTTCCCGTGCTCGGCGCGCCGGGTGGGTGGTGACGCCTCGGCAGGTCTTCGAGGAGAAGACACCGGAGCGGCTGGCGCTGGTGGCGGCCGTGACCGGGGACAGGGTGGAGGAGGCCGAGGACGGCGGTGTCGGTGAGGTGCCGTGGACGCCGGTGATGCGGTCCCTGGGGGCGGAGGCGCTGCGGGCGGGGTTCGCGCAGTGGATGGCGGTCGGCGCGCCCGCCGGGCTGGGGACGGAGGTGCTGACTGCGGGGCTCGCGGCGGTGCTGGCCGTGCACCCCATGCTGCGGGGAGGTGTGCGGGGCGGGTCTGACGGCCGCCCGGTCCTGGTGGTGCCGGAGGCCGATGCGGTGGACCTTTCCGGCCGGGTGGTGCGGGTGGATGCTGTTGGTGTTCCTGACGGCGGTCTCGACGACGTGGCCGGGGAGGCTGCCCGGGCCGCGGTCGCGGCGCTGGACCCGGTGGCGGGTGTCATGGTGCGCGCGGTGTGGGTGGACGCCGGGCCGGACCGCGTCGGCCGGGTGGTCGTCGTAGCGCATCACCTGGTGGTCGACGGGGTGTCGTGGCGGGTGCTGATGCCGGATCTCCGGGCGGCCTGCGAGGCTGTTGTCGCGGGACGGAAGCCGGAGGGCGTCCTGGAGTCGGGTGGTGCCTCCTTCCGTTCCTGGGCACGGCAGTTGGAGCGGGCGGCGCTGCGTGCGGAGCGGGCGGCGGAGCTGGACGGCTGGGTGGAGCTGCTGGCCCGGGCCGACGGGCTGCGGACGGTCGGGCCCCGGGCCGACGGGCTGCGGGTGGTTGGGGCCGACGGATTGCCGGTCGTTGGGGCCGGTGGACTGCGGGTGGTCGGATCGCGGGCCCTGGATCCGGACCGTGACACCGTCCGGACTCTCTCCCGCCGTGAGTGGACGCTGGCCGCCGATCGCAGTGCCGTCCTGGTGGGCCGTACTCCGGCGCTCTTCCACTGCGGTGTGCACGAGGTGCTGCTGGCGACGTTGGCGGGTGCCGTGGCGCGCTGGCGTCCGCGGGCCGGTGCCGGTGGGCTGCTGGTGGACGTGGAGGCGCACGGCCGGGAGCCGTTGGCGGAGGGCATGGACGTGTCCCGGACGGTGGGCTGGTTCACCGCGGTGCATCCGCTGCTGCTGGAGGTGTCGGATCTGGATCTGGACGATGCCGCGGTCGGCGGTGCCTCCGCGGGCGCGCTGGTCAAACGGGTGAAGGAGCAGGTGCAGGCGGTGCCGGGGGACGGCCTCGGACACGGTCTGCTGCGCTGGGCGAACCCGGACACGGCACGGGTGTTGGCGGATCTGCCCGTGCCGGAGATCGGTTTCAACTATCTGGGCCGGTTCGCCGCCGCCGGCCCGGACGACGGGCCGGTCCGCGCCTGGCAGACGGCCGGGGGCGCGGCGATGGCCGGTACGGCGGATCCCGACATGCCGGTGTCGCATGCGCTGGAAGCCGGCGCCCTGGTGGCGGACACCCCGGACGGGCCGCTGCTCACCCTCACACTGAGCTGGCCCGGCAGGCTGCTCGACGAGAGCCGGGCGGAGTGTCTGGGCCGGGCCTGGCTGGAGCTGCTGGAAGGCGTCGCCGCCCACACCGCCGACCCGTCGGCCGGCGGCCACACCCCCTCCGACTTCGCGCTGCTGGATCTCGACCAGGACGAGATCGAGGCCCTCGAATTCGAGTTCGCCGCCGACGACGACCACCACTGA